From the genome of Bacteroidota bacterium:
ACGCGCGCGATGCCGGCCGTGTTGGTGCCGGCGGCGCCCTTCTCGTAGACGATGTCCTCGAACTCGCCGACCGTCTCCCACACGAAGGGGCCGGTGATGGTCGGGCGGTCGGTCGTGTGGTGCGCTTTGGTCTCAGCCATCGGAGAGGAAATCGGTCAGGAGGGCGGCGAGAGCGGCGGGCGCCTCGGCCGGAAGAGCGTGGCCCGCCTCGGGGAAGACGACGGGCGTGATCGGCCCCGAGGCGGCCATCTCGCGCGCGAGGCGGACGAACTTGGAATCGAGTGCGCCGGCTACGGCCCACGCGGGCGTCGGGATCCGCGAAAGTCCCGTCCAGAGGCTCGGCTGCGCGCCGGTCCCCATGCCCCGCAGCGAGCGGCCCGCCTCGGTGGGGTCGACGTGCGCGAGGCGGTCGGCCACGAGGCGGTCGCGGAGAGCCGGATCGAGGCTCTCGAACAGCGGCATCTGCACCCAGTCGCGGTGGAACGCCTCGGGGTTGGCGGCGAGGGCGGCCGCGCGCTCGGCGTCGAGGCGGCGGCGGTCGGCCCGTTCCGCCTCGGTGCGGAGGCCGGGGGAGGCCGAGACGAGGACGAGACGGCGGACCCGCCCGGGGTGGCGTAGGGCGAAGAAGAGCGCCAGCCTCCCCCCCATCGAGTAGCCGACGACATCCGCTTTCCCGCCGACACTGGCCCCGAGGCGGTCGGCGGCGCCGTCCATCGTGTAGGCCGCCTCGGGGAGCCCGACGGCCTCTCCGAAGCCGGGGAGGTCGGGAGCGCGCACGTCCCACGAGGCGGGGAGGTGGGCGCGGACGGCGTCCCAGTCGGCCCCGCAGCCGAGGAAGCCGTGGAGGAGCAGCGTCGGCGGCCTCACGCGAGCGCCGCGTCGACCGCCTCGGCGACGGCCGCCTCGATGCGGCGGCGGAGCGCGGCCTGCTCGTCTCGGTCCGTTCGCACCTCGATGAGCGCCGACGCTCCCGAGGCGGTGGCTGTGTCGAGGGCC
Proteins encoded in this window:
- a CDS encoding alpha/beta fold hydrolase, which encodes MRPPTLLLHGFLGCGADWDAVRAHLPASWDVRAPDLPGFGEAVGLPEAAYTMDGAADRLGASVGGKADVVGYSMGGRLALFFALRHPGRVRRLVLVSASPGLRTEAERADRRRLDAERAAALAANPEAFHRDWVQMPLFESLDPALRDRLVADRLAHVDPTEAGRSLRGMGTGAQPSLWTGLSRIPTPAWAVAGALDSKFVRLAREMAASGPITPVVFPEAGHALPAEAPAALAALLTDFLSDG